The genomic interval GAGAGGCAATTAATATCCTTGCTCCTTCTTTGGAAATTGATGGGTTTTTTACTAAGGCTGATCTTGCCTATCTTCGATTAGGACTACATAATGTTATGCTTTCGTTTACGGAGTTGGAAGAGGATCTTCTGCAGACATACTCCCTTGATCCTGCCGCGAATATTATTGCCAAGATAGAATCAAGAAGGGGGGTATCATTTGTTGAAAATGTCTATCCTAAATATAGCGGGAGAGTCCGCCTTATGGCCGCCCTTGATGATCTTTATATTAATATGGGAAGAAGAAAAGAAGATATCCTTGATGTTCTAAAAATAATTATTGGAATGGATCCCGATGCTATTGCAGCCTCCAGAATTTTGACCTCTTTGGAAAGGGAAGAGTCACCATCGATGCAGGATATCGTCTTTTTGGCTCATTTAAGGGCTTTGGGATATAAAAGATTTATGCTAAGTGACGGGCTTTGCGCTAATGAAAGAGCTGTCTTTGTGGCGTTAAAAACGTTGCAAAGCTTAATTGATAAAGGACATATTTAGCCGTGATTTCAGGTATTAGGGCTTATTCTGTTTCCGATCTGGGATTTGGTGAGGCGGGGAAGGGGACGATAACAGATTTTTTAGGGAGAAAGATCGGACGCCCATTTTTAAACTGCCGTTGTTCTGGAGGAGATCAATCATCTCGATCTGTTTATGAGCCTTCTCGGTCGCACGCTTTTCATTTATACGGAAGTACAACCTTTAATCCTAATTCAACAACCTATGTTTCTTCAGGTTTTTGTTATTCTTCTAGAAGAGCTTTGGATGAGGAATATATATTGCGGGAAAAAGGTGTTAAAAGACCATTAGGTCGGCTTAAACTCTCATTAAATTCTCCGCTTGTTTTTCCTTTCCATGAAATGATATGTAAAATGTTAAGCGCAAGCCAGGGTGAGAAGATGGCGGGGACTGTTGGGCTTGGAGTTGGATTGGCTGTTTTAGATAGCAGGAGAGGAGATAAAAGTGGAATATTTTTTAGGGATCTTTTTGATGAAACAATTTTAAGAAGAAAACTTTTAGTTCTTTTAGCAGAGAAAGAGGCGATGGCACAAGATATTTTGAAGGCTGCTTCATTGGAAAGCAAAGATAAAGTAAGGTTGATTTATGAGCAATATGTGCGAGAGTTGAATATTGACAGACTGATTACCATTTATGCCAATCATGGATATTATTTAAAGGATAATGTTGTTTCTGAAAAATACTTAATAGAATCTATGCTTGATGGAACTCCAACAATATTTGAATTGACGCATGGCGCGCTTATAGATGAGTTTTTTGGGTTTCGTCCTCATATTGGGAAGGTCTCTTCAGTTTTTTCTTCTGTAAGAAAGACAATCGGGTCAAGTTTAATTGATAAAAATGATGATAATTTGAATTTAGATGAAATTTGTGATTCAGTAGTTAAAATTGGGGTTCTTCGTCCGTATCAAGTTCGTCTTGGGCCAGGTCCATTTCCTACTGAGATATTTGATCCTAATTTGTATGAATTGTTATCTGATATTGGGCGGGCTACGGAGTGGCAAGGCGCTTTTAGGGTTGGGTGGCTTGATCTTCCCGCGTTAAAATATGCAATTGCAATAAACGATGGTATGGATTATCTTGCAATTACCTGTCTTGATGTATTAAGCGGAGTAAAGCCGTTAAAGGTTTGCACCTCATACCAGTATGAAGGGGATTTGACCAATCTGGAAAAATATTTTTATTGGGAGAAAATCGGCAGAGATAAAGCAAAGATTACGGGTTTTAAAAAGACGGAGCTGCTTTTTACTGAGGAGGCCCATGCCGAGAGGACCCCTATATTGTTTAAATGCAGGCCGCTTGATTTTATAACCTTTGGCGGGTTTGACGGGGATATCCATCTTGCAAAAAGGTTGAGCGATCTTCCTTCGGGAGCAAGGGAGATTGTCGATTTTATAGGGAGCGGCGATGGGCTTTCTGTCCCTGTTGGCATTGTCTCCGTAAGTCCTTATTGCGACGACAAGTTTTTTGTTGCAGAGGATTTAACTCCTGTTACAGCAGAGAGACTGTTGCGAAATGGTCATTCCCGTGAAAACGGGAATCTATTTCTCAGAAAACAAGATGGATCTCCGCTTTCGCGGGGATGACAAATCGCAAAAACTGTCATTACGCAACAATCCCATTTGGCAACACTGATCTTTTACAATAAAATATCCATTGGAAAACTAGAAATTGTGCTAAAATATTAAGCAAAAGCATATAGTTCAATTTTGTATTAGTAAGATAGATTAAGTTGAAAAATAAAATATTAAACAAAAATAACTTAAATGGTTTTATTGTGGCGTTGGCAAAAGAGCAAAAGGTTTTGGCTCCTGTGTCAAAGGGCTATAAAAGTTTTGTATTTGAAGAAGTCACAGACGCTAAAAACATTTCTCTAAAATATATTCCTACTATTCTGCCTCCCAAAAAGTATTTTATGCCTCAATATGAAACCCTTGTGGAGTATGATATAACCTCAGAAAAGGCGAGAGCTGTTGTTGAAAGCTGTGCAATGGTTATTTTTGGTGTCCATACTTGTGACTTGGCTGGAATTCAATGTTTAAACATGGTCTTTGCCGAAAAGCCCAAAGATGCCAATTACCTGATAAAAAAGAGCAAAGCCGCGATTATTGGAATTGAATGCAATGAATATTGTGATGAATATGCGAGTTGTACAATGATGGGAAATCATCTTCCGGACGGAGGCTACGATTTATTCTTTACCGATCTTGGCGATTATTTTATAGTTGCGATTCACACGCAACTTGGAGATGATCTTGTCACAAAAACGGGACTTTTTACTGATGTACAGCCAGAACATTTAAAAGCTTTGAAAGAATTAAGAGAAAAGAAAAAGAAGATATTTAAAAATGAAGTCGGTCTTGATAAAAAAGAGATAGAAAACCTTTTTGATAAGAGTTTTAAAAGCAAAGTCTGGGACGATTTAGATAATAGATGTTTGGCTTGTGGAAACTGCACCAATGTTTGCCCCACCTGTTATTGTTTTGATGTTGTAGATGAACCAAATTTCGACCTTAAGACAGGGAGGAGATATCGGGCATGGGATTCGTGCCAGAACGAGCCTTTTGCCAAGGTTGCAGGCGGTGAAAGTTTCAGGGAGAAGAGGGGATGGAGGCAGAGACATAGATATTATAGAAAGTTTAAATATCCGCTTACAAAATATTCAAAATTTTTCTGTACAGGATGCGGGCGATGTAGCAGGACTTGTATGGCGCAAATAAATTTAAAAGAGACCTTATCTTTTCTTAAAGAGGAAAATAAATAATGACAAAACAGATACTTGAAAGTTCTGAATACGAAATAAAAAAAGCAAAAATTATTAGAACAAAGAAAATGACTTCTAAGGAAAAACTTTTTGAAATAACCCTTTTAAACGGAGAAGAGCTTGGGCATGATCCTGGCCAGTTTGTTGAAGTTTCAATCTTTGGCGTTGGAGAGGCTCCTCTCTCATTGTCTTCTTCTCCCACAA from candidate division WOR-1 bacterium RIFOXYB2_FULL_36_35 carries:
- a CDS encoding Ni/Fe hydrogenase subunit beta — protein: MKNKILNKNNLNGFIVALAKEQKVLAPVSKGYKSFVFEEVTDAKNISLKYIPTILPPKKYFMPQYETLVEYDITSEKARAVVESCAMVIFGVHTCDLAGIQCLNMVFAEKPKDANYLIKKSKAAIIGIECNEYCDEYASCTMMGNHLPDGGYDLFFTDLGDYFIVAIHTQLGDDLVTKTGLFTDVQPEHLKALKELREKKKKIFKNEVGLDKKEIENLFDKSFKSKVWDDLDNRCLACGNCTNVCPTCYCFDVVDEPNFDLKTGRRYRAWDSCQNEPFAKVAGGESFREKRGWRQRHRYYRKFKYPLTKYSKFFCTGCGRCSRTCMAQINLKETLSFLKEENK